One part of the Mycolicibacterium aromaticivorans JS19b1 = JCM 16368 genome encodes these proteins:
- a CDS encoding glucosamine kinase, whose translation MGGELDSLDLIDGKRLSIVATEDGLTAEPQVRDAGGSWRRARPGDGVAEALLALLAAAPEVSEIGSFTVHSWSARVAAGERAITVDQTNESVIVGDAAVVKWAAHLQAGPHPAPRRIEILRANGFRHMPCPWGLVAWRSEDGDQTLVAGVDEYLPGAVDGWTWAVDLIAAAADGPDAPADELVAAAADVGTVIAELHAALALTATIASPADAERWRAGATATLDEARAHSDPAMRELLESRVIDEIVDGLGGMAGTPVIEGHGDLHVGQVLKHPGGYAVIDFDGNPVLPPAERVLPIPAVLDVAGLAQSLTHAAIVARRHHRVDRVALSKVDRLARDHFTRSYAAHLAALGHGELYDPACLRAFRLQQVLREVVYAARHLPRWMYVPEAALPMLLDEGITGGP comes from the coding sequence GTGGGCGGGGAACTCGACTCACTGGATCTCATTGACGGTAAGCGACTTTCGATCGTCGCGACGGAAGACGGGCTGACCGCCGAACCGCAGGTTCGCGACGCCGGCGGGTCGTGGCGACGCGCCCGGCCCGGCGACGGTGTCGCCGAGGCGCTGCTGGCACTGCTGGCGGCGGCGCCGGAGGTGTCCGAGATCGGATCGTTCACCGTGCACTCCTGGTCGGCGCGGGTCGCGGCGGGCGAACGGGCGATCACCGTCGATCAGACCAACGAATCGGTGATCGTGGGTGACGCGGCGGTGGTGAAGTGGGCCGCGCATCTGCAGGCCGGACCGCATCCGGCGCCCCGCCGGATCGAGATACTGCGCGCCAATGGCTTTCGGCACATGCCGTGCCCGTGGGGGCTGGTCGCCTGGCGATCGGAGGACGGCGACCAGACGCTGGTGGCCGGTGTCGACGAGTATCTGCCCGGCGCCGTCGACGGGTGGACATGGGCGGTGGACCTGATCGCGGCGGCGGCGGACGGGCCCGACGCCCCGGCGGACGAGCTGGTGGCGGCGGCGGCGGACGTCGGCACCGTGATCGCCGAATTGCACGCCGCATTGGCGCTCACCGCGACCATCGCCTCGCCCGCCGACGCCGAGCGCTGGCGGGCCGGGGCAACCGCGACCTTGGATGAGGCTCGGGCGCACAGTGATCCGGCCATGCGCGAGCTGCTCGAAAGCCGGGTGATCGACGAGATCGTCGACGGCCTGGGCGGGATGGCCGGTACTCCGGTGATCGAGGGCCACGGTGATCTGCATGTCGGCCAGGTCCTGAAACATCCCGGCGGGTACGCGGTCATCGACTTCGACGGGAATCCGGTACTGCCACCCGCCGAACGGGTGCTACCGATCCCGGCCGTCCTCGACGTGGCCGGGTTGGCGCAGTCGCTGACCCACGCGGCGATCGTGGCCCGCCGCCACCACCGCGTCGACCGGGTGGCGTTGTCCAAGGTCGACCGGCTGGCCCGCGATCACTTCACCCGCAGCTACGCCGCACACCTGGCCGCGCTGGGGCACGGCGAGTTGTACGATCCGGCCTGTCTGCGGGCATTTCGCTTGCAGCAGGTGTTGCGGGAAGTCGTCTACGCGGCACGGCATCTGCCGCGCTGGATGTACGTCCCGGAGGCCGCCTTACCCATGTTGCTCGACGAAGGAATCACCGGTGGACCCTGA
- a CDS encoding SIS domain-containing protein, whose translation MDPDGFAADLARKPEALSRLAERLAADNPWAAVVPAGTERVVFVGMGSSAYAAGVVAARMRARGIVAVSELACTRLLPAWGPGTLVVATSATGGSAETLDALRRLPAGATTVALTNTAGSAITESCSAVVDLAADPERGGVACRSYQHTLALLMALELHLAGDDTAGLVASIATTAEASAHLLDTEAAWRPEVAGMLLGPAGTHLVAPAHRFCSAQQGALMLREGPRRPAVGCETGDWSHVDVYLTKTTDYRMLVFAGSEWEDQMAEWTTVRGTTVVAVGGTVPGARLEVRYPGDEQDDVRLLTEVLVPELVAARAWQQTAKG comes from the coding sequence GTGGACCCTGACGGCTTTGCCGCGGACCTGGCCCGCAAGCCGGAGGCGTTGTCTCGGCTCGCCGAGCGGCTTGCGGCCGACAATCCCTGGGCAGCGGTCGTTCCGGCCGGCACTGAGCGGGTGGTGTTCGTTGGGATGGGGTCCTCCGCCTACGCCGCGGGCGTCGTGGCCGCGCGGATGCGCGCGCGAGGGATTGTCGCGGTCTCGGAGTTGGCGTGCACCCGTCTGCTGCCCGCCTGGGGACCGGGCACCCTGGTGGTGGCGACCTCGGCGACGGGAGGTTCGGCGGAAACACTGGACGCGCTGCGCCGGCTGCCTGCCGGGGCGACCACGGTGGCGCTGACCAACACCGCAGGGTCGGCGATCACCGAATCCTGCTCCGCCGTCGTCGATTTGGCAGCCGACCCCGAGCGCGGCGGGGTGGCGTGCCGGAGCTATCAGCACACGCTGGCACTGCTCATGGCGCTCGAGTTGCACCTGGCCGGAGACGACACCGCCGGGTTGGTGGCGTCGATCGCGACGACGGCCGAAGCGAGCGCGCACCTGCTCGACACCGAAGCGGCCTGGCGCCCCGAGGTGGCAGGCATGCTGCTCGGGCCGGCGGGCACTCACCTGGTCGCGCCGGCCCACCGGTTCTGCTCGGCGCAGCAGGGCGCGCTGATGCTCCGCGAGGGCCCGCGGCGTCCCGCAGTCGGGTGTGAGACCGGCGACTGGAGCCACGTCGACGTCTACCTCACCAAGACCACCGACTACCGGATGCTGGTATTCGCCGGTTCGGAGTGGGAGGACCAGATGGCGGAGTGGACGACGGTGCGCGGCACCACCGTTGTCGCGGTGGGCGGCACCGTGCCGGGAGCCCGACTCGAGGTCCGTTACCCGGGCGACGAGCAGGACGATGTGCGGCTGCTGACCGAAGTCCTGGTCCCGGAACTGGTCGCGGCCCGCGCCTGGCAGCAGACCGCCAAGGGCTGA